A DNA window from Methanobacterium sp. contains the following coding sequences:
- a CDS encoding pseudomurein-binding repeat-containing protein yields MENIKRILILMSFCMVLALFMGVVSAASLNLTETELASEGVKNYTEAHGNIPGYVEVSDKNSSAASFLKTVTKTTVQLNSGSTAPVNISSVNSPTGPSGSATGNLYKADYVTVANNVYNYINTNGRAPNYASSSLGNIRYESLVYTYSKVVNFYQDNGYLPNYVSVVYYTGVDSTGVIIDNVPPSISNNLASGSYNTTKSVTLTATDSHDPNPKVYYSTNNGSTWNNQANSITLNLNQGITTLKYYARDTAGNQGTTQTATYTIDTTAPTATANLPSGTYNTTKSVTLTATDNLDTNPLIYYSLNNGSTWNNQANSVTLSLGQGVTTLKYYARDTAGNTGPIQTETYTIDTTAPTIIESDPANGEINVSEDKIITITFNKPIQAGSLWIELKNNAGTAVPFTTLINGSVLTITPTNFLTADKYTLTLHTGSVTDMVGNPLALCGINFNTTSLFTIDSITNAAGTVKSYIETHHSLPSSVNISGVQVSMAQFLELLATATININNNSNVAIPIGSYDTAPSPSETITRREIDKTEYLDIAGRLKSYMDTYGRAPNYATQTSTGSTIRYESLVYMYSQILNSYNLNGALPDNVTVEPWANVSSYVIGNTSYGYVEKEFYGNPNSNQTIVIIIGVHPQENGIHTAIYNAIINKSSDLSKRYVLYYVHVTQDADDYSQGRMNGQLLAQEFIVPDVASENPILVLDCHENHGADSGYTYYRFLYLISNTTTTTNYASDIISQMPFLVIYSPPNPTSTQYVTEPIKNQGITTMIYETYFYDSVDEKTSDANAMIDALDTLDQNTTEPTTPTVTANPTGISFNTSKTVTLTNTDPNSTATIYYTIDGSNPQTSSTQIEYTTPIVLNNTTTLKFSAVDSNNNWSLIYSETYTLDTTAPTVASVDPANGAVKVPSDKVIKVTFSEPIKAGSLWIELKNNAGTAIPFTTFISSRVLTITPTTLLTANKYTLTLHTGSVTDLAGNSFALWGINFNTTNAFTIDSITNAAGTVKNYVEVHHALPSSVTISGTQISMPKFLKLATEALLNIAGTLNTSLIPGTYGSAPSPSETMTSGIINSTEYKDIAKRVNSFMNSNGRAPNYVSSSLGNIRYESIIYICSEILDSYNTNDVLPYSIVTDPWSVVSNANTVFYSIDQIDDAASRVKSFVESNHRLPSYVTISNNQVDMPSFLRMIATTLLNIDAYSNAATIFKSYDPALNPEETITSKNMNMSEYIDFACRIKTFMDDPNYNRAPNYLIASFGNIRFESLVYTYSKLLDYHNSTGYLPQNVTVDPWSVISNTNTVFFTADQINSAAGTVKSYIETNHALPSSVTIAGKQVTMSQFLQLSTESLLNMQGILCTSFIPRSYESASTPSENVTSEDMEYVEYLDIAKRVNSFMDSNRRAPNYATQTSTGSTIRYESLVYTYAQILNSYSNTNETLPDYITVNPWSIVSNSNTTFLSVDQINNVSGAVKSYIESNHALPNSVTIAGKQISMPQFLKLATTALLNMEGYLNTSIILRSVGNATNSTEDIVSGDMTYDEYMSIAQYTKSYMDSNGAAPNYAYQTSLGAHMGFQSQVYMYAQILNFYNTNNETLPSYLTITPWIAVSNPNAIYNYQSNKIFNSVQEAIDDNDTVSGNTIGIGKALVSENIVVNKGIQIMSTPIVEVTVQAANPNLPVFTITTDGSGSIIQDLIIRGSTNNAGIYINGSYCNIILDSIIFNNSNGIYICNSTDNQILDSDILNNTANGILIDAGSNNNTIIGNNLINNGIDGISINNSNDNTISNNVISNNNVDGIHLSNSSAHINFNSIVSNSRYGLYKVGNGIVDATNNWWGSNTPVVSSTSGSDIYILGGNVTYDPWLVLNLTSSCDRSDRNGTTYNYTITADLTHNNHGEDTYNNNKSSNGNSSDNTLPDNIPINFTTTFGTIDTTVSTKNGKAVATLNSTAAGSANITATLDNQTITIPINITNVTTLGVTNTRTGESFATIQAAIDSNNTLDGDIITLADGTYIENVVVYKKITIKPVSGVNVTVQAADPTSGVFTIVENGATIQNLNVVGAVGSYGILGYANNVNITGNTITANNNGIALFNSNGAIISGNTIINNMYGIILYNSISTISGNNIINNWYGSSFYNSTSAVSGNNIMGNWYGIFINTANNIMLSGNNITDNNIGISLFDSTSTTILGNNITNNQVGISYYESTSTTTSGNTITNNSIADIQQIDTTGVVIQGNIWDCGPASLATVLNKMGINATQDELANLAGTDETGTSMYGLVHAAQSKGLNATGMILSVDQLKLNYIVLLITANGLHYSVINSITNTTVYLADSAFGNINMTIEDFTAMYTGYALIITNNSTNNTFNGTILANEQMQKIKGTFIPILIAAGALIIETAPIWEPWVQRGAIVAMGAISGYLIGNSIWNSQNNHHSSSSYNNYSPIHVGGGGYSYSYSYSYPHGYTTRSIHPVHIPYTPPTYTYSLYVATPTGWEYKTFTTTSNPTILKDQQIYKQYQIKRDSELGKISGLTEFYLDQYNKRKSEKSLSDMQKDELSKKPYLTLSAIGPIIGGDDDDDDDKYDEVGEVINTLSRDAGKNFRIGKYKYQTGDVAGGTAHMIVGCAEVQVAILLMIAFP; encoded by the coding sequence ATGGAAAACATTAAAAGAATTTTAATATTAATGAGTTTCTGTATGGTATTAGCCCTATTTATGGGAGTTGTTTCAGCAGCGAGTTTAAATCTCACTGAAACAGAATTAGCTTCAGAAGGAGTTAAAAACTATACGGAAGCCCATGGTAACATACCCGGTTATGTAGAAGTATCTGATAAGAATAGTAGTGCAGCCTCTTTTTTAAAGACGGTTACTAAGACTACAGTGCAGCTTAATTCAGGTTCTACAGCGCCTGTAAATATAAGCAGTGTGAATAGTCCTACTGGTCCTTCAGGATCAGCGACAGGCAACTTGTATAAAGCTGATTATGTTACGGTTGCAAATAATGTGTATAATTATATAAATACAAATGGTCGGGCGCCTAATTATGCGTCCAGTAGTTTAGGAAACATTCGTTATGAATCACTTGTTTACACGTATTCTAAAGTAGTAAATTTCTATCAAGATAATGGATACCTACCAAATTACGTTTCAGTGGTTTATTATACCGGTGTAGATTCCACAGGTGTAATAATAGATAATGTTCCTCCCAGCATAAGCAACAACCTCGCTTCGGGTTCTTATAATACTACCAAAAGTGTGACATTAACAGCTACAGATAGCCATGACCCAAACCCAAAAGTTTATTACAGTACTAACAATGGTTCTACATGGAATAACCAGGCTAACAGCATTACATTGAACCTTAACCAAGGAATAACAACATTAAAGTACTATGCTCGTGATACAGCAGGTAATCAAGGTACAACACAAACTGCAACTTATACTATTGACACAACAGCACCAACAGCAACTGCAAATCTTCCAAGCGGAACTTATAACACCACAAAATCAGTAACTTTAACTGCAACAGATAATCTTGACACAAATCCCCTAATATATTACAGTTTGAATAATGGTTCTACATGGAATAATCAGGCTAACAGTGTTACATTGAGTCTTGGCCAAGGAGTAACGACTTTGAAGTACTATGCTCGTGATACAGCAGGAAATACGGGCCCAATACAAACAGAAACTTACACCATTGACACAACAGCACCAACTATTATAGAGTCAGATCCAGCTAATGGCGAGATTAATGTATCTGAAGATAAAATAATCACGATCACATTCAACAAACCAATACAAGCAGGAAGTCTCTGGATAGAACTTAAAAACAATGCTGGAACAGCAGTACCATTTACTACACTTATTAATGGTAGTGTTTTAACAATAACACCCACCAATTTCCTAACAGCAGATAAATACACCCTTACTTTGCATACAGGCAGTGTCACAGACATGGTAGGCAACCCACTTGCACTTTGCGGAATCAATTTCAACACCACCAGCTTATTTACCATAGACAGCATAACTAACGCAGCAGGAACAGTAAAAAGTTATATAGAAACCCATCACTCCCTTCCAAGTAGTGTTAATATCTCTGGAGTTCAAGTGAGCATGGCACAATTCTTAGAACTTCTAGCTACTGCAACAATAAACATCAACAATAATTCAAATGTAGCTATCCCTATTGGAAGCTACGATACAGCACCATCCCCTTCAGAAACTATTACACGCAGAGAAATAGATAAAACAGAATATTTGGATATTGCAGGTCGTTTAAAGTCATATATGGACACTTACGGTCGGGCACCAAACTATGCCACTCAAACAAGTACAGGAAGCACCATCCGTTATGAATCGTTGGTTTATATGTACTCACAAATCTTGAACTCTTACAACCTAAATGGTGCTTTACCAGACAATGTCACAGTGGAGCCATGGGCAAATGTTTCAAGTTATGTAATAGGCAACACCAGCTATGGTTATGTAGAAAAAGAATTTTACGGAAATCCAAACTCCAACCAGACCATAGTTATTATAATTGGCGTACACCCACAGGAAAATGGAATACACACTGCAATCTACAATGCCATTATAAACAAGTCATCAGATCTCAGTAAAAGATATGTTCTATATTATGTTCATGTAACCCAGGATGCCGATGATTACAGCCAGGGAAGGATGAACGGGCAATTATTAGCTCAAGAATTTATAGTTCCAGATGTGGCAAGCGAAAACCCCATACTGGTCTTAGATTGCCATGAAAATCATGGTGCAGACAGTGGATACACTTATTACAGGTTCTTATATCTGATTTCAAACACTACTACAACTACAAACTATGCCAGTGACATAATCAGTCAGATGCCATTTTTAGTGATTTACAGTCCTCCAAACCCTACAAGTACTCAATATGTCACAGAGCCAATTAAAAATCAAGGAATAACCACAATGATCTACGAAACATACTTCTATGATTCCGTAGATGAAAAAACATCTGATGCAAACGCTATGATAGATGCATTAGATACTTTAGATCAAAATACAACAGAACCTACAACTCCAACTGTAACTGCTAATCCGACTGGAATCTCATTTAACACATCAAAAACCGTCACTTTGACTAATACTGACCCTAACAGTACTGCAACAATCTATTACACCATAGATGGTTCAAATCCACAAACAAGCAGTACCCAAATTGAATACACAACTCCAATAGTACTTAACAATACAACAACTCTCAAATTTTCCGCTGTTGATTCAAATAATAATTGGAGCCTTATCTACAGTGAAACTTACACCCTTGACACAACAGCACCAACCGTTGCATCTGTAGACCCGGCTAATGGTGCAGTGAAAGTACCATCAGACAAAGTGATTAAAGTTACATTCAGTGAACCTATAAAAGCAGGAAGTCTCTGGATAGAACTTAAAAACAATGCTGGAACAGCAATACCATTTACTACATTTATTAGTAGCAGAGTTTTAACAATAACACCTACTACTCTCCTAACAGCAAATAAATACACTCTCACTTTGCATACAGGCAGTGTCACAGACCTGGCAGGCAATTCTTTTGCACTTTGGGGAATCAATTTCAACACTACCAACGCATTTACTATAGACAGCATAACTAACGCAGCAGGAACAGTAAAAAATTATGTAGAAGTCCATCATGCCCTTCCAAGTAGTGTCACTATCTCCGGAACGCAGATAAGCATGCCTAAATTCTTAAAATTAGCTACTGAAGCCTTATTAAACATTGCAGGAACTCTTAATACTTCGCTTATCCCTGGAACTTATGGAAGCGCACCATCACCCTCAGAAACCATGACAAGTGGAATTATTAACTCCACAGAATATAAAGACATTGCAAAACGTGTGAATTCATTTATGAATTCCAATGGACGAGCTCCTAATTATGTTTCAAGTAGTCTAGGAAACATACGCTACGAATCCATAATTTACATATGCTCAGAAATTCTGGATTCATACAACACAAACGATGTACTGCCTTACTCTATTGTAACAGATCCATGGTCTGTTGTTTCAAATGCAAATACTGTGTTTTACAGTATAGATCAAATAGATGATGCGGCAAGTAGAGTGAAATCATTTGTAGAATCTAATCACAGACTTCCAAGCTATGTTACAATATCTAATAATCAGGTGGATATGCCTTCGTTTTTAAGAATGATAGCCACGACATTATTAAACATTGACGCATATTCTAACGCGGCAACTATCTTTAAAAGTTATGATCCTGCTTTAAATCCAGAAGAAACCATTACAAGCAAAAATATGAACATGTCAGAGTATATAGATTTTGCATGCCGTATTAAAACTTTTATGGATGACCCTAATTATAATCGAGCACCTAACTACTTAATAGCCAGTTTTGGAAACATACGCTTTGAATCATTAGTTTACACGTATTCTAAACTCTTAGATTATCACAATTCAACTGGTTATTTACCTCAAAATGTTACAGTTGACCCTTGGTCAGTTATTTCAAACACGAATACTGTATTTTTCACTGCAGATCAGATAAATAGCGCCGCAGGCACTGTAAAGTCATATATAGAAACCAATCATGCACTTCCAAGCAGTGTAACCATTGCTGGAAAACAAGTGACCATGTCTCAATTCCTGCAACTATCAACAGAATCACTGTTAAATATGCAAGGAATTCTTTGTACATCATTCATCCCTAGAAGTTATGAAAGTGCATCTACTCCTTCAGAAAATGTTACAAGTGAAGATATGGAATACGTAGAATATTTAGACATTGCAAAACGTGTTAATTCTTTCATGGATTCCAATAGGCGGGCACCTAATTATGCCACACAAACCAGTACCGGAAGCACTATCCGCTATGAATCACTAGTTTACACATATGCCCAAATATTAAATTCCTACAGCAATACCAACGAAACTTTACCAGATTATATCACAGTAAATCCATGGTCAATCGTTTCTAACTCAAATACAACATTTTTAAGTGTAGATCAAATAAATAACGTATCAGGAGCAGTGAAATCTTACATAGAATCAAACCATGCGCTTCCAAATAGCGTAACAATTGCTGGAAAGCAGATAAGCATGCCTCAGTTCTTAAAACTTGCAACCACAGCACTGTTAAACATGGAAGGATACTTAAATACTTCAATCATTCTTAGAAGTGTTGGAAATGCAACAAACTCCACAGAAGACATAGTAAGTGGAGATATGACATATGATGAATATATGTCCATAGCACAATACACTAAAAGTTATATGGACTCCAACGGAGCAGCACCTAACTACGCATATCAAACCAGTCTCGGAGCTCACATGGGCTTCCAATCCCAGGTCTATATGTATGCGCAAATTTTAAACTTCTACAACACCAATAACGAGACTCTACCGAGTTATCTCACAATAACTCCTTGGATAGCGGTTTCAAATCCAAATGCAATATACAATTACCAGAGCAATAAAATATTTAACAGTGTGCAAGAAGCCATAGATGATAATGATACAGTAAGCGGCAACACTATAGGAATAGGAAAAGCCTTAGTTTCAGAAAATATTGTGGTTAATAAGGGAATTCAAATAATGTCTACACCTATAGTAGAGGTAACTGTTCAAGCTGCAAATCCAAATCTACCAGTCTTCACAATAACTACAGATGGAAGCGGTTCAATCATACAGGACCTTATTATACGAGGATCTACAAATAATGCAGGTATATACATCAACGGATCATATTGCAATATAATCTTAGACAGTATCATATTTAACAATAGTAATGGGATATACATCTGTAACTCTACGGATAATCAGATTTTAGACAGCGATATACTAAACAATACTGCAAACGGTATTCTTATAGATGCAGGTTCAAATAACAATACAATCATTGGTAACAATCTGATTAACAATGGCATAGATGGAATCAGTATCAACAATTCAAATGATAACACAATCTCTAATAACGTAATATCAAACAATAATGTGGATGGAATTCATCTCAGCAATTCATCTGCTCATATTAACTTCAACAGTATTGTCTCAAATAGCAGATATGGACTTTATAAGGTAGGTAATGGAATCGTAGATGCTACAAATAACTGGTGGGGCTCAAATACTCCAGTAGTCTCATCAACCAGCGGAAGTGATATTTACATACTTGGAGGAAACGTTACTTATGACCCATGGCTTGTACTTAACTTAACAAGCTCCTGTGATCGTTCAGATAGAAATGGTACTACCTACAATTACACAATAACAGCAGATTTAACCCACAATAATCATGGAGAAGACACATACAACAATAATAAATCATCTAATGGAAACTCTTCAGATAATACTCTTCCAGATAATATACCAATAAACTTCACAACAACATTTGGAACCATAGACACTACCGTATCAACCAAAAATGGTAAAGCAGTTGCAACACTTAACAGCACAGCAGCAGGCAGCGCCAATATTACTGCAACGTTAGATAACCAGACAATTACAATACCAATAAACATAACAAATGTTACTACACTTGGAGTAACCAATACAAGGACAGGTGAATCATTTGCCACCATACAAGCAGCCATAGACAGCAACAACACTTTAGATGGGGATATTATAACACTAGCAGATGGTACCTACATAGAAAATGTCGTTGTTTACAAAAAAATTACAATAAAACCAGTTTCGGGAGTAAATGTAACAGTTCAGGCAGCAGATCCCACTAGTGGTGTTTTCACCATTGTTGAAAATGGGGCAACCATACAGAATCTTAATGTGGTAGGTGCTGTAGGTTCATACGGTATACTCGGCTATGCTAATAACGTTAACATCACAGGAAACACCATAACAGCTAATAATAATGGAATTGCTCTATTTAACTCAAATGGTGCCATAATATCCGGGAACACTATAATAAATAACATGTATGGAATTATTCTATACAATTCAATTAGCACAATATCAGGAAACAATATAATAAACAACTGGTATGGTAGCAGTTTCTACAATTCAACTAGTGCTGTATCTGGAAATAATATAATGGGTAATTGGTATGGAATTTTCATCAACACCGCAAATAACATCATGCTATCTGGAAATAATATAACAGACAACAATATTGGAATATCTCTTTTCGACTCAACCAGCACTACCATATTAGGAAACAATATAACAAATAATCAAGTAGGAATCAGTTACTACGAGTCAACTAGCACTACAACATCTGGAAACACTATAACAAACAATTCAATTGCAGATATACAACAAATAGACACTACAGGAGTTGTGATACAAGGTAACATTTGGGATTGTGGACCTGCAAGTCTCGCCACTGTCTTAAATAAAATGGGAATCAATGCAACACAGGATGAACTTGCAAATCTAGCAGGGACAGACGAAACTGGAACCAGCATGTATGGTTTGGTACATGCAGCACAATCTAAAGGTCTAAATGCAACAGGTATGATACTATCAGTGGATCAGCTTAAACTTAATTACATAGTGCTTCTAATTACTGCAAATGGACTTCATTACAGTGTTATAAACAGCATTACAAATACTACAGTTTATCTAGCAGATTCCGCATTTGGAAACATCAACATGACAATAGAAGATTTCACAGCAATGTACACAGGATATGCACTAATTATAACCAATAATTCAACTAACAACACATTTAACGGTACAATATTAGCTAATGAACAAATGCAGAAAATTAAAGGCACATTTATCCCAATTCTTATTGCTGCAGGAGCTTTAATAATAGAAACAGCTCCAATATGGGAACCATGGGTTCAAAGAGGTGCAATAGTGGCAATGGGAGCCATATCCGGATACCTAATAGGAAATAGTATCTGGAACAGTCAAAACAATCATCACTCTAGTTCCTCATATAATAACTACTCCCCAATTCATGTGGGAGGTGGTGGTTATAGCTATAGCTATAGTTACTCATATCCACACGGTTACACCACACGAAGCATCCACCCAGTACATATCCCATACACACCACCCACATATACATATAGTCTTTATGTAGCCACTCCTACAGGCTGGGAGTACAAAACATTTACCACTACTTCAAACCCAACTATCTTAAAAGATCAACAGATCTATAAACAGTATCAAATCAAAAGAGACAGTGAACTTGGCAAAATATCAGGACTAACAGAATTCTATCTTGACCAATATAATAAACGTAAAAGTGAAAAATCACTCAGTGATATGCAAAAAGATGAATTATCAAAGAAACCCTATCTTACTTTGAGTGCAATAGGACCAATAATTGGCGGTGATGACGATGATGATGACGATAAATATGATGAAGTAGGTGAAGTTATAAATACTCTTTCAAGGGATGCAGGTAAAAATTTCAGAATTGGAAAATACAAATATCAAACTGGTGATGTTGCCGGAGGTACAGCGCATATGATAGTAGGATGTGCAGAAGTTCAGGTAGCTATTCTACTTATGATAGCGTTTCCCTAA